The Halobacterium sp. CBA1132 genome has a segment encoding these proteins:
- a CDS encoding DNA-directed DNA polymerase II large subunit has translation MRPEDEDYFASLEAGLDDAFDVAERAKRRGEDPKPEVEIPVAKDMADRVENILGIDGVAERVRELEGEMSREEAALELVEDFVEGRVGDYETNAGKVEGAVRTAVALLTEGVVAAPIEGIDRVEVNQNDDGTEYVAVYYAGPIRSAGGTAQALSVLVADYARALLDIDRFKPRDEEIERYAEEVDLYDSETGLQYSPKDKETKFITEHCPVMLDGEATGDEEVDGFRDLERIATNSARGGMCLVLAEGIALKAPKIQRYTRNLDEVEWPWLQDLIDGTIGESEADQGEASEDASGEAASEADERDADDATEAPDGPPRVDPSNKFLRDLIAGRPVFGHPSNEGGFRLRYGRSRNHGFATAGIHPATMHLVDDFLATGTQIKTERPGKAAGIVPVDSIEGPTVKLANGDVRRIDDPEEALEVRNGVVEILDVGEYLVNYGEFVENNHDLAPASYAPEWWVQDFETAGADVQALRDSPYVDLEHPGADQALEWASEYDAPLHPEYTYLWHDIDVADFEALAEVVADAHTEDGDDLVVANEDAVREPLEALLVEHTQDDDEIRIPDWLPFARSLGVTDDLTREWDDLSADAREWPNALAAVNEVAPFDVRERAPTRIGNRMGRPEKSESRDLSPAVHTLFPIGEAGGSQRDVSEAARYAPDMSDTPGELDVQLGVRECPDCGDQTFEPRCEDCGEWTDPYYECPDCGIEGDPDESGRVECPRCERELDNVAVQTVDVGAEYRDALQAVGERENAFDQLKGVQGLMSAEKVPEPMEKGVLRAKHDVTAFKDGTVRYDMTDLPVTSVKPSELDVTVEHFRELGYEEDIHGDPLEHDDQLVELRVQDVVLSDGAAEHMLQTADFVDDLLTQYYGLDPFYELEERDDLVGELVFGMAPHTSAAVVGRVIGFTSASVGYAHPYFHAAKRRNCFHPETKVWFEDEAGEWHHDPIETLVEDRLDPETANQDDFGTLVQELDGDVFVPSVNDDGEVVRKPVEAVSKHPAPDHMVRIEAESGRELTVTPDHELLCWAGNSVERVEARELDGDETLLSSTFDEPEMAATADTAVGVTDGGATRRDGIASVEHVASDTDHTYCLTVADTHSLFANGVAAAQCDGDEDCVMLLMDGLVNFSKSYLPDQRGGRMDAPLVMSSRIDPSEIDDEAHNMDVVSQYPREFYEATREMADPGEVEDIVEIAEESLGTDTEYAGFEHTHDTSDIHLGPSLSAYKTLGSMMDKMDAQLELARKLRAVDETDVAERVIEYHFLPDLIGNLRAFSRQETRCLDCGEKYRRMPLTGDCRECGGRVNLTVHEGSVNKYMDTAITVAEEYDCREYTKQRLEVLEASLESIFENDKNKQSGIADFM, from the coding sequence ATGCGGCCCGAGGACGAGGACTACTTCGCGTCGCTGGAAGCCGGCCTCGACGACGCCTTCGACGTCGCCGAGCGCGCGAAGCGCCGCGGCGAGGACCCCAAGCCCGAGGTCGAGATTCCGGTCGCGAAGGACATGGCCGACCGCGTCGAGAACATCCTCGGCATCGACGGGGTCGCCGAGCGCGTCCGCGAGTTGGAGGGCGAGATGTCCCGCGAGGAGGCCGCGCTCGAACTCGTCGAGGACTTCGTCGAGGGGCGCGTCGGCGACTACGAGACGAACGCCGGGAAAGTCGAGGGCGCGGTCCGCACCGCGGTCGCGCTGCTCACGGAGGGCGTGGTCGCGGCGCCCATCGAGGGCATCGACCGCGTCGAAGTCAACCAGAACGACGACGGCACCGAGTACGTCGCCGTCTACTACGCCGGCCCGATTCGGTCGGCGGGCGGGACCGCGCAGGCGCTGTCCGTGCTGGTCGCGGACTACGCCCGCGCGCTGCTGGACATCGACCGCTTCAAGCCGCGTGACGAGGAGATCGAGCGCTACGCCGAGGAGGTCGACCTCTACGACTCCGAGACCGGACTCCAGTACTCGCCGAAGGACAAGGAGACGAAATTTATCACCGAGCACTGCCCCGTCATGCTAGACGGGGAGGCGACCGGCGACGAGGAAGTGGACGGCTTCCGCGACCTCGAACGCATCGCGACGAACTCCGCACGTGGCGGGATGTGTCTCGTGCTCGCGGAGGGCATCGCGCTGAAGGCGCCCAAGATTCAGCGCTACACGCGGAATTTGGACGAGGTCGAGTGGCCGTGGCTCCAAGACCTCATCGACGGCACCATCGGAGAGAGCGAGGCCGACCAGGGGGAGGCCTCGGAGGACGCGAGCGGCGAAGCCGCGAGCGAAGCAGACGAGCGCGACGCCGACGACGCCACCGAGGCGCCCGACGGCCCGCCCCGTGTCGACCCGTCGAACAAGTTCCTCCGCGACCTCATCGCGGGCCGCCCGGTCTTCGGCCACCCCTCTAACGAGGGCGGCTTCCGGCTCCGGTACGGCCGTTCGCGCAACCACGGGTTCGCGACGGCGGGCATCCACCCGGCGACGATGCACCTCGTGGACGACTTCCTCGCGACCGGTACCCAAATCAAGACCGAGCGCCCCGGGAAGGCGGCGGGCATCGTCCCCGTCGACTCCATCGAGGGGCCGACGGTCAAACTCGCGAACGGCGACGTGCGCCGCATCGACGACCCCGAGGAAGCCCTCGAAGTCAGGAACGGCGTCGTCGAGATTCTGGATGTCGGCGAGTACCTCGTGAACTACGGCGAGTTCGTGGAGAACAACCACGACCTCGCGCCCGCGAGCTACGCCCCGGAGTGGTGGGTGCAGGACTTCGAGACAGCCGGCGCGGACGTGCAGGCCCTGCGGGACTCGCCGTACGTCGACCTCGAACACCCCGGCGCCGACCAAGCACTTGAGTGGGCCAGCGAGTACGACGCGCCGCTCCACCCCGAGTACACGTACCTCTGGCACGACATCGACGTCGCGGACTTCGAAGCGTTGGCAGAGGTCGTCGCGGACGCCCACACGGAGGACGGCGACGACCTCGTCGTGGCCAACGAGGACGCGGTCCGCGAGCCGCTCGAAGCGCTGCTCGTCGAACACACGCAGGACGACGACGAGATTCGGATTCCGGACTGGCTGCCGTTCGCGCGCTCGCTCGGCGTTACCGACGACCTGACTCGGGAGTGGGACGACCTCTCCGCGGACGCCCGCGAGTGGCCGAACGCGCTCGCCGCCGTCAACGAGGTCGCCCCGTTCGACGTTCGCGAGCGCGCGCCCACGCGTATCGGAAACCGTATGGGCCGCCCCGAGAAGTCCGAGTCCCGCGACCTCTCCCCGGCGGTCCACACGCTGTTCCCCATCGGCGAAGCCGGCGGCAGCCAGCGCGACGTCAGCGAGGCCGCCCGGTACGCCCCCGACATGAGCGACACGCCCGGCGAACTCGACGTGCAACTCGGCGTCCGCGAGTGCCCGGACTGCGGCGACCAGACGTTCGAGCCGCGCTGCGAGGACTGCGGCGAGTGGACCGACCCCTACTACGAGTGCCCCGACTGCGGTATCGAGGGCGACCCCGACGAGTCCGGCCGCGTCGAGTGCCCGCGCTGCGAGCGCGAACTCGACAACGTCGCCGTCCAGACCGTCGACGTCGGCGCCGAGTACCGCGACGCCCTCCAAGCCGTCGGCGAGCGCGAGAACGCCTTCGACCAACTCAAAGGCGTGCAGGGGTTGATGTCCGCGGAGAAAGTCCCCGAACCGATGGAGAAGGGCGTCCTGCGCGCCAAACACGACGTCACCGCGTTCAAGGACGGCACCGTCCGCTACGACATGACCGACCTCCCGGTCACGTCGGTCAAACCCAGCGAACTCGACGTCACCGTCGAGCACTTCCGCGAACTCGGATACGAGGAGGACATCCACGGCGACCCCTTGGAGCACGACGACCAACTGGTCGAACTCCGCGTGCAGGACGTCGTGCTCTCGGACGGCGCCGCCGAACACATGCTCCAGACCGCGGACTTCGTCGACGACCTCCTCACCCAGTACTACGGCCTCGACCCGTTCTACGAATTGGAGGAGCGCGACGACCTCGTCGGCGAACTCGTCTTCGGGATGGCGCCCCACACCTCCGCCGCCGTCGTCGGCCGCGTCATCGGATTCACGTCGGCTTCGGTCGGCTACGCGCATCCGTACTTTCACGCCGCAAAGCGTCGGAACTGCTTCCACCCGGAGACGAAGGTGTGGTTCGAGGACGAAGCCGGCGAGTGGCACCACGACCCCATCGAGACACTCGTCGAGGACCGTCTCGACCCCGAAACGGCCAATCAGGACGACTTCGGGACGCTCGTGCAGGAACTCGACGGCGACGTGTTCGTGCCGTCCGTGAACGACGACGGCGAAGTCGTGCGGAAGCCGGTTGAGGCTGTCTCGAAGCATCCAGCGCCCGACCACATGGTTCGCATCGAGGCCGAATCCGGCCGCGAACTGACAGTGACGCCGGACCACGAGCTCCTGTGCTGGGCGGGGAACAGTGTCGAACGCGTCGAAGCCCGCGAACTCGACGGCGACGAGACGCTGCTCTCGAGTACGTTCGACGAACCCGAGATGGCTGCAACTGCGGATACTGCGGTTGGCGTCACCGACGGTGGCGCGACGCGACGCGACGGCATCGCCAGCGTCGAGCACGTCGCCAGTGACACCGACCACACGTACTGCCTCACCGTCGCAGACACGCACTCCCTGTTCGCGAACGGCGTTGCGGCGGCGCAGTGCGACGGTGACGAGGACTGCGTAATGTTGCTGATGGACGGCCTCGTCAACTTCTCTAAGTCGTACTTGCCGGACCAGCGCGGCGGGCGGATGGACGCGCCGCTGGTGATGTCCTCGCGCATCGACCCGAGCGAAATCGACGACGAAGCGCACAACATGGACGTCGTCAGCCAGTATCCGCGGGAGTTCTACGAGGCAACTCGCGAGATGGCCGACCCGGGCGAGGTCGAGGACATCGTGGAGATTGCCGAAGAGAGCCTCGGGACCGACACTGAGTACGCGGGCTTCGAGCACACGCACGACACCTCGGACATCCACCTCGGGCCGAGCCTGTCGGCGTACAAGACGCTCGGGTCGATGATGGACAAAATGGACGCCCAGCTCGAGCTCGCGCGGAAACTGCGGGCCGTCGACGAGACGGACGTCGCCGAGCGCGTCATCGAGTACCACTTCCTCCCGGACCTCATCGGGAACCTGCGCGCGTTCAGCCGCCAGGAGACGCGGTGTCTGGACTGCGGGGAGAAGTACCGCCGGATGCCGCTCACCGGGGACTGCCGGGAGTGCGGCGGGCGCGTGAATCTCACCGTCCACGAGGGCTCCGTGAACAAGTACATGGACACCGCTATCACGGTCGCCGAGGAGTACGACTGCCGGGAGTACACCAAGCAGCGACTGGAGGTCCTGGAAGCGAGTCTCGAATCGATTTTCGAGAATGACAAGAACAAGCAGAGCGGCATCGCGGACTTCATGTAA